TTGATTTCATATCTAATAAAACTTTATCCGGTATATAACGTTTTAATTCCATATCAGGATCGAAAATGGTCACATTCAAGGTTATACCTTGTGGTAAAGTATCTTCTAATATTCTAATTAGTAAGGGACACTGCGCTGATGTAACGTCTGCtaattgtatatttctttcataaatattaagatTATATTCTGCGCTCACGACGGTACTTCTTGGTTTAAATCTTTGAACTTTTAATACTTTCGGAGGTAATGCCCAACTGAAAACGATATGGACAAATCAAATAATGTGAAAAAaacttatattttcaaaaagataCTAATTCAGAATATTACCCGTTATCTACGTCAATGTCCATATTTTTAGCgattttatgaatgaaactctgataattttctaatacagGATAAGTATATCCTGTAATCTGTACATTTAACATAGGATAAGTTGGTATTTCTGGTTTTAACATCTACAACatgatatgtacatatatatatataattcattatatattataaaaaacaaatatcacAAAACTGtctacataaatattaaaaaataacctCCAAATAATCAGGTTCGTACAAACTGTAATGTCTACATGACAATACATTCTTGGCTAAAATGCCATTACAAAACGTTGTTGcctaaaaatatttgatttttaagttatttttgatatataattaatatacttaggttatgtttttttattacatatgacacatatataaatgtgatgtataattagaaataattttatgtggAAATACCTTTCTAATGATATTTAATGccattttatatcgaatttaattttcaaacttatttattcattcatcgTATCAATTAAAATGACGGTTTTAATAGAGAGACTCAAACGTGGTTAGTTTTGatttatctaaattatattacCAACTGTTGCATAAGATCTAGCATCAtaacttgttttttctttatgttggCAACCATTCGTAATTTCGCCGACTTGTACGCgcgaaaatttgaaatattgataattacacaagtattatagttatatctttttttttatttgaaatatatttgataaattattattgcacGTATTaggaatgaatttttataatgcaATATTCCAGAAAGTATTAGTgtttttatcatcatttaaCTCTtaacttaataaaaatatacattttatctttaatactTTGCATTATCTATGAATTATATACacggatattcttttatatatatacatacatacatacatacatacatatatacatacatatgtatatatgtatatatatatatataaagaattacatataatttaaattttcaatattagtATTATCTTACAATGTGcttaaaattgtattatccTATATTAGTCAAATTCTACGTAGCTGCTTCAATTGTCGACGATAGCGCAGGTAATGTTTGAGGTACAAAATTGATCACTTCGTGATAAACAAGTTCTACAAATTATAACGTTCTTGATAAATtagtaaatattacattatagcacgtgaaaaatatttttgaaaatgcaTTATATTACCTTTCCATTTTTCAACAGGTAATTCCATATCCTCAAAACTTTGATCATATGGTAACGAAACTGGTTCATCAGTTGGATCAGCATATTGTGCGAGATATGGATGAGCTAATGCTTGTTCGGCCGTAATTCTCCTTTCAGCATCTAATTCCAACATTAATTCAAGCAACTCTATTGCTAAAgacaaagtaaataatattaattattacgattgaaaattttcatgtGGGTTGAATCAGACATAGATCGGTGCTTGTTTtgatacaattaattttttaaggcAAATATTATTTAGGTAAATATAATACCTAAGGGATTAGCACCGCGAAATacatctttaaaatttttcttcttcaaggGTGGTAAACTTTGTATATAGTTTCTGGCctgcaaaaagaaatttatatcgattgcCTCTTACTTACAATCTGTTACATTGGtccatattttaaattaaaaagtaatcaatatcatatatataaatgatgaaTATAAACGATACATATCTTcgtttgtattataattactataaaattttaaaatacatcCAAATGTTATGACAAATTAATGATTACAAAGAATTCTTTAATTTACCTCTTGACTGGTAATTTTGTTCAAGGTTTCTTCTGTGGGCATACCACAGAGCACAAGAACTCGTGTTAAGTGGTCAATGTCTGCTTAGCGTTAAGGTAAGTTTGAAAGCATAATTTActtgagaaatatattaataaattagtttcgcgttcgatcgatttctacTTCTAGATACATGCTAAAAAAAGTTTCCGTAACAAAGAATTAGTTAGAGGCATGCAAATGGCATtataatttcgttaaaataattgCTCTTAATATTCACAGCATGATTTTGcagtttatataaaatgtaaattgtCACAATTTGGGTGTTAAACAATGATAGTAAGGCATATgtttaaaatgagaaaatttataCACAAGTGCTGTACTGGAGGAAGATGAAATCGACTTACCGATTCCGATGATATTTTTTGCATAAACTCATCGCGTGGTGTACCCAGTATTTCCATTATTAAATTCAGTTGATGAATATCTGCTCTTGCTAAGGTTCCACTAAACTTGTATTAAACTTACTCGAATAATTATGTTAGATTAAGCAGTTTGATGAAAATTtccataattaatttttttatatatatatttaaatcaaaGATTCCTTTGTACTAATCCTTGGTACTACgttaaatgagaaaaaatgatgagaaaaaaagatagaaagaaaatgagagagagaatgaaagagagagagagagatagatagatagatagatagatagatagatagagaaatgaaaaaatatatatatatatactggtATAAAAGCAAGTGCagcatattattattattattattatattacgtcTAAATAAGCTACGTAGATCCTTAGCAAAAAGCATAGCTTATAGATTAGGCACATTGCAGCTAGATTATATATGAACGATATTAGATTGTAAATAACAACACAAAGACAATAATAAGGGTGTTTCTCTAGAATGTTGATGTTAGTAAAGGCGATTAAATGTTATTGACAAAAAGCGAAATCttacttaaaataaatattatgtatgaTAGAGTGAACAATAATTTGAAAGGGATACGATCTGTTCCTGGAAATAATGTTCTTCCAGTAAGTAATTCTGCCATTATGCATCCAACTGACCAAATATCAActgaaaattatagaaattatatttatttgtaacgTTTATAGAAAATGATAAGATAAGTTTCCTAAAACTAACCTGTTTGATTATAATGCATCCAGTTTAACATAATTTCTGGAGCCCTATACCATCGAGTAGCAACGTATCCTGTCATTTCATTCTCCGTAGGCCTTGCCAAACCAAAATCTAAAATCTTTAATTCGCAATCTTCGTTTACAGCTATGTTTGATGGCTTCAAATCCTATGGAAcataatgattatattatatacatttttcaagaatgatccatttaattagatataagaGTCTTACCCTATGGATAATACCCGCAGAATGAATATACTTCAAGCCTCGAAGAATTTGATATACAAGAAATTGTACATGATCGTCGGACAGTTTTTGCGTTCTGACAATGTTATTGAGATCTGCTCCCATCAGATGCGTGACTAGGTACCTGTATGaataatttcttatgaaatcacattcaaattttctcgtaacatttacaaattataaaatattattaacgataaaaaaactTACACGTGTTGAAAATCTTCCAACGACGAAGACGGATGGAATACGTCTAATAGACCGATTACCTGCAAAATagaacgatattaattttagatGATATTAAGAAACTTAACTACGACATacataaacaaatttatttacttacattttcATGATTCATATGTTTTAACATGCGTAGTTCTCTATATGTACGTTTTGCATGTACAGCTGACTGAAAAGGCCTagctaatttttttatagcaACTTTTTGGTTAGTCGTTGTATCTACTGCAGAActgaaaattttaaagaaaaaaatataagatccaatgcgttattaaaaatgtaaattaaaaaagccTAAATTTTTCAAGACGGttataatagataaaagttttaaatagAATTCTTCTGTATGTTCGGCCAATGAAAAGTATTGTCAAATAATCTAATTATATTCAGCTTGCCACTAAAATAGAACATTCGTACGATGttctaaaattatttgtttattactttttttctaaaatacttTCAAtaccaaaacaaaaaatgtaacatttaacatgattaaaatataaaaaaaaaaaaaaaattaataaaacaccAAAAACGTCAAAATAACGATTGATTcaatttaacatatatatcattgatatattatcattaatatcagaacagtatgaaaaaaattcaacaattatttgttaaagaaaaaattaccaaaaaaaaaaaagaaaagaaaaaagaaaaaagataagaaaaagaaagaatcttttGAAACAATGTAATTATTCGCGTTAATGATCATTCTACAATGATTTATCTATACGATCAttgtaacatatatacatatataattatttaatttttttcgctTACCAAACTTGACCATAAGCTCCCGAACCTACGGGAGTAAGCATTTGATATCGTTCTGGTACCTCCCATTCCGTCCTATTGATTTCAATTCTATGAAACTGTGGCATGCTACAAGACTTTTTTTAACCAAACTTTCAAGTTTATGATAACGCACGACGACTACGTGCACGCACCaccactattactactactactaaatTACTTACTATACACGAGAAAAAAGTCAATAAGAATGAAGGAAAGGCTTGAAATAATGACACCAGTTAAAAGATTTAACATTTAAAGATAACCCGATCATCTCCGAATCATTCTAACATTAAATGacgattaatttcacgataCTTGGAAAACATCgatgttcgatcgatcgtaacatATCGATtcaatagaaattttaatcttAACATGTTAATTTCCactcacacacatattatatatgtactacaTACGCCGAACGCGAAAGGGGAAAGCTCTTTTAAAAGATCGATTAACGTGaccgtatatacatacaggtTTAGGCTTATTTTCGTCGAAACAAACTAGAATTGGCCCCGGTTAATAGCCAATGACAAAAGAGATTTATTTACTAACCAATTACGAAGCTACGAAAGAAGTCAAAAATCACGACAGATTAGTGAAAACGTGAAACAATCGTTTGCTTGTATATTCATGCGAATCGACTAAAActgtatattaatttatttttcattaccgTCTTACAGtaaataataactattatcgataatcgttataattttattgagaGAAACAATTTTATCTGTACGATTAAGAAAATCTATAACAATGTAAGTTTCAGACGAACGTTAGGTTAAACTTGACCTAGTTTTAAATTTATCCGTTAACGGCGCCACGATCGATTACTtcgtgcatacatatatttcatcaTACATCTACCGCAAAATCgaccaaaaatatatattaattattttctattactatTCGTAcgataaacaataattattgtcaataataataattattattattatttggtttagagaaacgattttatcgataCGATTAATAAAACGTGAAATACGAAATTGACAAACGTTagattaaattttgatatagTTTCAAATTTGTCCGCTAACGACGCTACGATCGATCACTAcgaccatatatatatttcatcataTACCACAGATAGTTATTTGTTCGTTCATATCACATTTGTTGTTATTCGTATGAGCAAAGTAGGAAGCTTATTGCATTTTAATTAGAACGAAAGTATTTCGAGCTTGAAGCATACACATAaccttaataattattaacaatactgtctttattttctcttcgaacgtTCTATATCCTTCTTACATATAACATTTAATGTAATACGTCGAGTATTTACGTATTTAACGGACACATGACTCATATATGGGggttttttatacaaaatttacgTCATACTCCTTTGCGCGACAGTTTTATCTCTTCCTTCCCCCTCCACTCTCCTTTATAGACCCACTCTTACAAAATATGTGGTGCGCGCGCATGCACAtgcacgagaaagagagagagagggagagtttGTCAGTTTTTCATGCGTAATTATTCTCTATCAAACGTGTATAaatgaaacagagaaagggaAATCTCTAGTCTAatagttttaatttatatatatttatatatatatatatgtgtgtgcgtgtatatgaatatatatactccgtagtgtacgtgtatatgttcGATATCAGTGAACTAATTGTGTAAAATGAACCGCGAATtttagttttccttttttatatatacgtgtatatatttttttctttttttataaagaagaagTTATGTTCCATTGtaagtaattatattacatatagtaCGCGTAATTAGATTTTCTATGCGATAttaaattcgtttgaaaagaaTTACAATTTCATAGAAGAGATCTAACCAATATAggtctacatacatacatacatacacacatacatacatcatacatacatacatcatacatacatatatatataattgttatatttatttacgagaTGGCGTTTGTAGTTGCTATTGGTAATCAGTTTTTAACGGATtaaactatttaaaaatacgGCTTATCAGTTGAAGATCATGCATGcgatacgtacgtgtatacgaTAGTAtgcaagaataaaaaaatcaagtggattaaaattcttttttttttttttttgtaagaaatATTACAGGAGGGTAGATACTATAATTTCATCTAACGGAAAGTTCCCAGGAAATAATGCATTGAAATTTGTATtagtcctttcttttttttttatttatttatttatttattccgaggatttttcttctttatttttccttttttcttctccaccctcttttttccttttttttattcacattacacaataaaaaaaatttttgattgcAATATAACAGATAAACGGAATGTGACGTTAtgcaatatcttttttatattcgtcgtcgtaatattttttaacgaaacgaaTAGAATATTtgagagaatattttaattaacgatcaaatatatatatatatatatgtatatacatttataaagatTTTGGTTTGATTCTGTCATGTgtaagagaaatttttgaatgtATTCAAAGTTTtagatatattctatattttgaattgatattattaattaattaattgtgtATAGTTCCTATTGCtagatactttttattttgggggattttctgaaaatttcatttctgaaTCATAATAagtaaggaaagagagagagagagagagatagagagagacaagacTAGAAATAGGAATTCAGTGAGAGGGCTGTTTTCCCACCTTAGTGGAGGGGACTATTTTTAGCTATACTTGGACATATGCTTCTGTTAATTCAAGCCAAAGATTTTTGGTCGACTCCTAGTGTGGCTTTAGTACAGTACAGAATTCTGAActgtatattttgttttaatttaagtatttagagataatattaaattattattattatttgtcatttatgtaaatagattattatatcataactTGGCAGGAAAATGGAAAGTGAACAGCATCATTATGAATTACGGAGTAGAAGTAGATCTCGTTCTCATACACCATTGGTTTTAAATCGTGTCATATTGGACACCGAACAAGCGGAACATCATTATGACTTGAGAAGTAAGAGTAGAGAACGATCGCATACTCCTGCAGACGCTACAAGCGCTAGAAGATCCGGTAGTAGATCGATGTAcgctttaattatatttttatgagaatagataaataggATGATTTGTATTCAATggttttttgttattttcttctatcgttaaaattttagGCCTGGTAGTGCCAGCAAAACGCGCGATCAAAATATGCAGGCAATAATTGAAAACGAACAAGAACCTATATCGGAAATTACATCTGAAAGTCAAAGTAAACAATCTGATAGTTCTGTGTTTGTGGCATCTAAAAAGTTAGAACGACGGTCTGAACGTCAGAGAGCTAAACgacaaatatttgttaatggACAAGATGACaccaaagaagaaacaagCTATAATTTGCCAGAACAAGTACGTAAAAGTGTGACGCCACATAGAGTACTCACAAGTGATTATTCTtcggaagaaggagaaagagaagatttgCCAAGTAGACCTGGATCTGcctatgaaatatataaacaagcTGGAGAATGGTGGAAGTAAGTAAAATTTTAAAGTTACTCTATATTTTGATCtatgtgtgtttgtttgtGTTCATAATCAAGAAGGGTAACTATGTTTGTAAACAAGTATTTTGTCATATGAGAATATTCcatcaaaaaaaggaaaacaagaaataattctaatatcgTTAAATCGAAATTGTCCTCTAAGATTCAAAAGTAAACAAATCTGTATCCGTAAACTTTCTTAACTTCGTctatatttttccaaaaaacTATATACTTTTCTTGTTATTTCAGCAAATTTCCAAAAACAGATTATACGTATTCACAAAAGTCACAATGTCGTTATGAGATAGCGCCAGGTATACTTGCGATGCCTAATATGTCCAGACGTTCAATACATTCAGATGGCAGTAATAATATCAGTAGTACAGTATCAACCAATCAGGAAAGTTTGAGGCAATCGTCTTTAGCTACATCTGAAAGTGGATTAGGTGACACTGTAGATTCTTCTGGTCTTAAAGATACAATTGATCAAAACCTCATAGTAAGTTTGATGGTATAACGTTGcctaaattttcaaatatcgatTTAGGAAATGTctaatatattgtttttttctaatgaaacGCAGACTATAGGTGATTTATCTGCTTCATCGCACACCAGTGTTTCTAATTTTGCAACGAGATCAACAATGTTCAAAAAAACACATATCGAACAATACACAATGCATAGAGAAGTAATTTATACAAAACCTGTAGATTCTTTAAATGTCCGACAAAGGTttgtaattgattttaaatatagataagATGAGatggtatatttattttaataatccaagtgatatttacatttaagaaatattattttgactAGGTACCCTTTATGGGGGAAGACGTCTGTAGATTATGATGATACTCATAAATACGATTCTGATACAGAGTTAAATGAAATCATGCCTTCAACCTCAATTAAAAATACTCAAAGATGGAAGGTCACGCAACaatttttaagatttaataCACTTATTGTAGCTTGGTTTCTTAAGTCGCTTGAATTTCTCAAACTTAGAACGtccagaaaaagagaatattatacTCATCATGAACGGATTCGTTATAATGGTATCGTTATTTCTTAATTacttcaatatattatattgaaaatgaaatagagcAAATCAACGATgtttttgatttatatgtaGAATCATATTGGAGCAAACCATGGTGGTTTATCGCGCGGTCTATTTACTTAGTTTTAATCAAACTACTTTGGTTTGATTGTTGGGTATTGAGCAGATTTTCAGGTATAAGGAAACGTATATTTGGATCCAAAGTTGCATGGATTTCCATAATTCCATTACTTCTTTTGGCTGGTaagtttttcattaattataattacattttgtttttgaaaACCTTcacttaaaattttaatattacataaaacattaatattctttcgatTATCCAAACTAATAGTTTTTTCATTAGCGTCTTTCATGGAAGAACACCAGAAAGACAGGTAAACCTAGACTGGCCTGCCTCTTCGTTTTGTTGCAGGTGCTTACTTCATGTTAAAGCATTCCTTTATCTGCCTGGACTATCTACACAATATTCACTATGGTGTCACCGAgacgatttattatatttttgatgaaATTGCCAAGCTAATGTTATCTGTATACGAgttcttttcaaaatattttacatccattacatattatttcatGGAACATGTACCTAGTTTGAACGTGTCTTTGCCAGAAGTACCTAGCACTGTTTGGGATTTGATTTGGTGATTAACTGAAAGTTACATTCACATAAAAAACTAGGGCCTTTTGGGCACGACCGTCAAtgcattaaatttttaatttgaaaaaagatttgatatCTAGAGATTTATCACAACATATATCTTTGCATTTTATATCAATCTAAAATTGCAATGAATATAATTACACGTGATATGAAAATTCTCTGTAAAATTTTGgtttgtacattttttttttttttttttttttttttttttaaatcagcAATAAATTTTTGGTTTTGGGATCATCATTTTAAAAAGCTTCAAGCAGACACTTTTTGTAATGATGATTCCATAAGCCATTCCGACGTTGCGGTCGTgcctaaaaatgtttatacgtTTGtcagtaatattaattatgtatacaAGTTTAAATTTGCTGTTACTGATTTCTTCACATAACTtactagtttttttttctttttttttttaacatttgcTTGCTTGTAAATAATGTGTTTGCccaacgatatatttttacaatacttATTTGTTAACATTTTTTGAGTGTTTGGGGcattatcttatatttatcctatatctcttcttttaaaagtataatatattttttctacttttgttgttttcttttttctttctttctttttcttttttttttttttgcataatattCTATGTGTCATTTGTTGCTTATATACTTCTGAAgtatattttagataatattttcattgattgctttatttctttgtttttgaatttatttaattatgtttgttataaatttgtataaaaaaaaaaaaaaaatattatatatcgatacgTACGCCTATAAAATAGAGcacttaatttattaatataatttatatgtaagtatatatacatatatatatatatatgtatatgcattttcTTGCTATCCTCAATTTTGTTGATTGAAATCTACTAATACCTATAAATGTtgcttttatttgatttttcatcTTGAAttgtttaatcaattttaaagatttatttttatgctggtgacaaaaaataatgattattatatttctgtaatcgtcttattatttttgtattaattaaacaaaagtaataatattgaCTTTCAGTTAATCATATTGTAAATAGTCTTATTCCTTACATGGTTTTTATGAAGTCTCCGTGTAAGCACGTTCATActtcataaattaatttttttccatgtAACGTAACAGTGAtcacaataaataaatgagtttGTATAGAGTGAGATAACGTCATGGTGTCACttatgtgttttttttttaaatttgtaaaaaaaagaaaaattacatatgTGATGGGAGAAGGATAGAAGGAGGATAATTCAACTGGTGATAAGGCGGAATTTCTTACAATTAGCCTCAACAACTTGGGCATGCAAGCGATCAATCATCAGATTGGTGAGTTCCTTCGTCTATCCTTCTCTCAGTTACCGTATTGGATTATGCATCAGtttctgttttattaatttttttaaaataattattgtatcacatacaaaattaatatgcaAAGATATCAAAttgtatatatcaaatttattttcttcttaccttTGATACCAATACTGTAACTAGAGAATGgagtaataattgtaatatattcaatTGTCTGTTTTTAGGAAATTTTATCGTTACCATA
This is a stretch of genomic DNA from Vespula vulgaris chromosome 2, iyVesVulg1.1, whole genome shotgun sequence. It encodes these proteins:
- the LOC127061635 gene encoding 39S ribosomal protein L48, mitochondrial → MALNIIRKATTFCNGILAKNVLSCRHYSLYEPDYLEMLKPEIPTYPMLNVQITGYTYPVLENYQSFIHKIAKNMDIDVDNGWALPPKVLKVQRFKPRSTVVSAEYNLNIYERNIQLADVTSAQCPLLIRILEDTLPQGITLNVTIFDPDMELKRYIPDKVLLDMKSMLEDMSQKK
- the LOC127061633 gene encoding mitogen-activated protein kinase p38b-like isoform X1; its protein translation is MPQFHRIEINRTEWEVPERYQMLTPVGSGAYGQVCSAVDTTTNQKVAIKKLARPFQSAVHAKRTYRELRMLKHMNHENVIGLLDVFHPSSSLEDFQHVYLVTHLMGADLNNIVRTQKLSDDHVQFLVYQILRGLKYIHSAGIIHRDLKPSNIAVNEDCELKILDFGLARPTENEMTGYVATRWYRAPEIMLNWMHYNQTVDIWSVGCIMAELLTGRTLFPGTDHIHQLNLIMEILGTPRDEFMQKISSESARNYIQSLPPLKKKNFKDVFRGANPLAIELLELMLELDAERRITAEQALAHPYLAQYADPTDEPVSLPYDQSFEDMELPVEKWKELVYHEVINFVPQTLPALSSTIEAAT
- the LOC127061633 gene encoding mitogen-activated protein kinase p38b-like isoform X2 is translated as MPQFHRIEINRTEWEVPERYQMLTPVGSGAYGQVCSAVDTTTNQKVAIKKLARPFQSAVHAKRTYRELRMLKHMNHENVIGLLDVFHPSSSLEDFQHVYLVTHLMGADLNNIVRTQKLSDDHVQFLVYQILRGLKYIHSAGIIHRDLKPSNIAVNEDCELKILDFGLARPTENEMTGYVATRWYRAPEIMLNWMHYNQTVDIWSVGCIMAELLTGRTLFPGTDHIDHLTRVLVLCGMPTEETLNKITSQEARNYIQSLPPLKKKNFKDVFRGANPLAIELLELMLELDAERRITAEQALAHPYLAQYADPTDEPVSLPYDQSFEDMELPVEKWKELVYHEVINFVPQTLPALSSTIEAAT
- the LOC127061632 gene encoding klaroid protein-like yields the protein MESEQHHYELRSRSRSRSHTPLVLNRVILDTEQAEHHYDLRSKSRERSHTPADATSARRSGSRSMPGSASKTRDQNMQAIIENEQEPISEITSESQSKQSDSSVFVASKKLERRSERQRAKRQIFVNGQDDTKEETSYNLPEQVRKSVTPHRVLTSDYSSEEGEREDLPSRPGSAYEIYKQAGEWWNKFPKTDYTYSQKSQCRYEIAPGILAMPNMSRRSIHSDGSNNISSTVSTNQESLRQSSLATSESGLGDTVDSSGLKDTIDQNLITIGDLSASSHTSVSNFATRSTMFKKTHIEQYTMHREVIYTKPVDSLNVRQRYPLWGKTSVDYDDTHKYDSDTELNEIMPSTSIKNTQRWKVTQQFLRFNTLIVAWFLKSLEFLKLRTSRKREYYTHHERIRYNESYWSKPWWFIARSIYLVLIKLLWFDCWVLSRFSGIRKRIFGSKVAWISIIPLLLLAGYWSMPYVQSFLSTFEVQTASNNEINTILENVQRLTQKSAQNDEYSSSDYNLNVIINRLNNRITELEEKDSYQTEYLINISQMLQNPKENEIDVWQKVNGKIMDIEDRLNNLKTDTSNVVVELQTLRELYSQLKICCDTNKQLLVPETLRKEIDNILGEYLGSIVSKKDLSVIIEKLKKIPMDRDDSIGANYVIKEDGALDEKILKIINDRLKIYDADKTGRVDYALETAGGEIISTRCTQTYGVKSRVLKLLGLTIYSENNNPRTVIQRNPIQPGACWPFQGFPGYLLIKLRNFIYVTGFTIEHVAKSILPSEKMESAPRKFNVWGLIDQNDPEPVMFGDYEFTDSDENLQYFPVQNTQIVKPYEYIELRIHSNHGELEYTCLYRFRVHGKPA